A stretch of Fusarium poae strain DAOMC 252244 chromosome 2, whole genome shotgun sequence DNA encodes these proteins:
- a CDS encoding hypothetical protein (SECRETED:SignalP(1-16)) has translation MKFNAAFVGLIGLAVASPFTEHDNPNGLVARGGKCDVPHKYLNYPSTPKPKKYYGYGRTIYVKAGQKIQHAIRKASPGDRIVVAKGEYSEQLVIDKDGIQLEGHGATLKSPDAKYLKQNACTGLTQDPQGNKLQAGICITGYKVETDNFITEHKKVRSVGRPVKGVSVTGFTVQGSSGINIAVLGAKNTYITNNKLIDGGAYGGLTLGSINTVFYDNVVTTTKGGFIAICMDNKSDVFAKKNEISNHVIGLCVQTNGAVMEYNKLTSNCFGVFVDPGVKEAKIAHNYVGPAPAACGKNAAGIILGSSIGVLVTDNTIEGQKASDGSGAGIRIYDDPCVATAEMPLSLSCVVLGKAIKARDNVVVRNTLNNNDSDIQNLSKGSGNIIKCNTCKNEANIKAGQCKKP, from the exons ATGAAGTTCAATGCAGCATTCGTTGGTCTTATCGGCCTTGCTGTTGCTTCACCTTTTACGGAGCATGACAACCCCAATGGTCTCGTCG CGCGAGGGGGAAAGTGTGATGTTCCACACAAGTACTTGAACTATCCATCTACacccaagcccaagaagtATTATGGCTATGGTCGCACCATTTATGTCAAGGCTGGCCAGAAGATCCAGCATGCCATCAGGAAAGCATCCCCCGGTGATCGCATCGTGGTTGCAAAAGGTGAGTATTCCGAGCAACTTGTTATCGACAAAGACGGCATTCAGCTCGAGGGACATGGTGCTACCCTCAAATCACCGGACGCGAAATACCTCAAACAGAATGCTTGCACCGGCTTGACTCAGGATCCACAGGGAAACAAGCTACAGGCTGGTATCTGTATCACTGGGTACAAGGTTGAAACAGACAACTTCATAACCGAGCATAAAAAAGTCAGATCTGTAGGTAGGCCCGTCAAAGGCGTGTCAGTTACTGGTTTTACCGTTCAAGGATCCTCTGGCATCAACATTGCTGTTCTCGGTGCCAAGAACACTTACATCACAAACAACAAACTCATCGATGGCGGAGCATATGGCGGCCTGACGCTTGGTTCGATCAACACGGTCTTTTATGACAACGTTGTCACGACTACTAAGGGTGGCTTCATCGCCATCTGTATGGACAACAAGTCAGATGTCTTTGCTAAGAAGAACGAAATCTCGAATCACGTCATTGGTCTCTGTGTTCAGACCAATGGTGCAGTGATGGAGTACAACAAGCTCACGAGCAATTGCTTTGGTGTCTTTGTCGATCCTGGCGTGAAGGAAGCCAAGATTGCCCACAACTATGTCGGTCCAGCCCCTGCTGCCTGCGGTAAGAACGCTGCGGGCATTATACTCGGAAGTTCCATTGGGGTTCTGGTCACCGACAACACCATTGAGGGCCAGAAAGCCAGTGATGGATCTGGAGCAGGCATTCGTATCTATGATGATCCCTGTGTTGCTACAGCAGAGATGCCTTTGTCTCTTTCTTGTGTCGTCCTCGGAAAGGCAATCAAGGCCAGAGACAACGTGGTTGTCCGAAATACtctcaacaacaacgacaGTGACATTCAGAATTTGAGCAAGGGCAGTGGAAACATCATCAAGTGTAATACTTGCAAAAACGAAGCAAACATCAAAGCTGGCCAGTGCAAGAAGCCTTAA
- a CDS encoding hypothetical protein (TransMembrane:6 (i46-66o96-117i129-152o208-226i238-258o270-294i)) has translation MGIFSRKEKTPRGDAHDSKMGRRQKAHHDPLPMSRKPSFGQWIKHTWFDIVTMAVMGAIGLGVYFAKPAPARSFPVTFDDGEIVWPEYGYPLRGEIVPIWAAAMLAALVPIFIFLVMQIRIRSFWDFNNATIGLLYSLITAAVFQVFIKWLIGGFRPHFLEVCKPDMERARRMGGYNNKGYLQLYYTPDICTGDKSEINDALESMPSGHTTAAFAGFVYLYLYLNAKLKVFSNYHPSMWKLIATYAPILGAVLIGGALTIDKYHHFHDVLAGAIIGTVFAFSAYRMTFAAVWDFRFNHIPLNRHAPFQYNMGGAELVDAVFTHKAGWGTHGGSSHGLGHGMKGERAGHGHMHGNGFSDGSEHMHGGHHNGSIPRRPVGEGVGHGTRGEEMV, from the exons ATGGGTATCTTCTCTCGCAAGGAAAAGACTCCCCGCGGGGACGCACACGATTCCAAGATGGGTCGTCGCCAGAAGGCTCACCACGATCCTCTTCCCATGTCTCGAAAGCCTTCTTTCGGACAGTGGATCAAGCACACATGGTTCGACATTGTTACCATGGCTGTCATGGGTGCTATTGGCCTTGGT GTCTACTTCGCTAAGCCCGCACCCGCACGATCCTTCCCCGTTACCTTCGACGACGGCGAAATTGTTTGGCCCGAGTACGGATACCCTCTCCGTGGAGAGATCGTTCCCATTTGGGCTGCTGCTATGTTGGCTGCTCTGGtccccatcttcatcttcttggtgATGCAGATCCGTATCCGCAGTTTCTGGGACTTCAACAACGCCACTATCGGTCTTCTCTACTCTCTCATCACCGCTGCTGTTTTCCAGGTCTTCATCAAGTGGCTCATTGGTGGTTTCCGACCTCACTTCCTCGAGGTCTGCAAGCCTGACATGGAACGAGCGCGCCGCATGGGAGGATACAACAACAAGGGATATCTGCAGCTCTACTACACTCCTGACATCTGCACTGGTGACAAGAGCGAGATCAACGATGCTCTTGAGTCTATGCCCAGTGGACACACCACCGCTGCCTTTGCCGGCTTCGTCTACCTGTACCTGTACCTCAACGCTAAGCTCAAGGTCTTTTCCAACTATCACCCATCTATGTGGAAGCTGATTGCTACCTACGCTCCTATTCTTGGTGCTGTCTTGATCGGTGGTGCCCTGACTATCGACAAGTACCACCATTTCCACGATGTCCTTGCCGGTGCCATCATTGGTACTGTCTTTGCTTTCTCTGCCTACCGAATGACCTTTGCCGCCGTCTGGGACTTCCGCTTCAACCACATTCCCCTCAACCGCCACGCTCCTTTCCAGTACAACATGGGTGGTGCCGAGCTTGTTGATGCCGTCTTCACCCACAAGGCTGGCTGGGGTACTCACGGTGGTAGCTCTCACGGTCTTGGCCACGGAATGAAGGGTGAGCGAGCTGGACATGGACACATGCACGGTAACGGTTTCAGTGATGGTTCTGAGCACATGCATGGAGGCCACCACAACGGTTCCATTCCTCGACGTCCTGTCGGTGAAGGTGTTGGACATGGAACTCGCGGCGAGGAAATGGTTTAA
- a CDS encoding hypothetical protein (TransMembrane:12 (i71-88o114-134i141-159o171-189i201-222o234-256i309-329o341-361i368-389o395-416i428-448o460-482i)), with product MTMTTDSSVTPPNEREKPTAVDIENVSSLKVSPTAALDAERNALLAALPDPDEGKSEEERREIDKKLMWKVDLWLIPWLSLLYLLSFLDRTNIGNARLAGMEDDLDMGPGDYNVALTVFFVSYAFFEPITNGLLKMLTPRIFFTGIIIAWGAVMTLMGLCHNYKGLLAARFFLGIAEAGLYPGVNYYLGCWYKSSEIGARAAIFFSAAALAGSFGGLLAAAIAKMHDIGGRPGWAWIFILEGLATVAVGAFCWWMVFDWPDTARFLTPEERVRVQRRLIIDRQGRTAEDFDKRHIWAALKDWKTYGYMVIYMGCLMPLYAFSLFLPTILRGMGHVGTKAQLLSVPPYACAAAATVVVGFVGDRTKWRGYCNIATVSVGIVGFTMLLASADPHVQYGAVFLGAMGIYPTVSNTVSWVNNNIEGSLKRAIVLGMVVGWGNMNGVVSSNIYRETQKPRYFTGHGMVLAYQVIFLLGGSVFMHFALRLENRRRARGSLDAKYAAMTEEQRWISGDVRPDFRYTL from the exons atgacgatgacgaccgACAGCAGCGTCACGCCGCCGAACGAACGAGAAAAACCTACAGCTGTTGATATTGAGAATGTTTCTTCCTTGAAGGTTTCACCTACCGCTGCTCTCGATGCTGAGCGCAATGCGCTTTTAGCAGCACTCCCTGATCCTGACGAAGGGAAGAGCGAAGAGGAGCGTCGAGAAATT GACAAGAAGCTAATGTGGAAAGTTGACCTCTGGCTTATCCCATGGCTGTCTCTGCTCTACCTACTTTCTTTCCTTGACCGAACCAACATTGGCAATGCGCGTTTAGCAGGCATGGAAGACGATTTGGACATGGGACCCGGCGACTACAACGTGGCTCTCACCGTCTTCTTTGTCAGTTACGCCTTCTTCGAGCCCATCACAAATGGTCTTCTCAAGATGTTGACACCACGCATCTTCTTCACCGGAATTATCATCGCTTGGGGAGCCGTAATGACACTCATGGGACTTTGTCACAATTATAAAGGActtcttgccgcacgcttcTTCCTCGGTATCGCTGAAGCCGGTCTGTATCCCGGAGTGAACTACTATCTCGGATGCTGGTACAAGTCTTCCGAGATCGGTGCCCGAgctgccatcttcttctctgcaGCTGCATTGGCAGGTTCATTCGGTGGGCTTCTCGCTGCCGCCATTGCTAAGATGCACGATATTGGCGGTCGACCTGGCTGGGCCTGGATCTTCATTCTCGAAGGTCTCGCAACCGTTGCTGTGGGTGCCTTTTGTTGGTGGATGGTCTTTGATTGGCCCGACACTGCTCGCTTCCTCACTCCAGAGGAGCGCGTTCGTGTTCAGCGCCGCCTCATCATTGATCGTCAGGGGAGAACGGCCGAGGACTTTGACAAGCGCCACATTTGGGCTGCGCTCAAGGATTGGAAGACATACGGGTACATGGTCATCTACATGGGATGTCTGATGCCCTTGTAtgctttctctctcttcttgcccaCCATTCTGCGTGGCATGGGCCACGTGGGTACCAAGGCACAACTTCTTTCTGTTCCGCCATACGCTTGTGCTGCTGCAGccactgttgttgttggtttTGTGGGAGATCGTACCAAGTGGAGAGGCTACTGTAACATTGCTACTGTCTCCGTGGGAATTGTTGGCTTTACCATGCTTTTGGCTTCGGCAGATCCCCATGTTCAGTACGGTGCTGTCTTCCTCGGTGCAATGG GCATCTACCCAACTGTCTCCAACACAGTATCCTgggtcaacaacaacattgaAGGCTCACTCAAACGTGCTATTGTTCTGGGAATGGTCGTCGGTTGGGGTAACATGAATGGTGTTGTCTCATCCAACATTTACCGTGAGACTCAAAAGCCGCGCTACTTCACCGGTCATGGTATGGTACTCGCCTACCAGgtcatcttccttctcggcGGTTCCGTGTTCATGCACTTCGCACTACGTCTGGAAAACCGACGTCGTGCCAGGGGATCTTTAGATGCCAAATATGCTGCTATGACAGAGGAGCAAAGATGGATCAGTGGTGATGTGCGCCCAGATTTTAGGTATACATTGTAA
- a CDS encoding hypothetical protein (SECRETED:SignalP(1-19)~CAZy:PL1_4~CAZy:PL1): MKFTLYLSALTALFSSVTAQKVSGSAQGFAQGVTGGGSAAAVTPKNIQELVTYLTDKSPRVIVLDRTYDFIGSEGTVTEKGCAPWKTGPGCQTAINAAGNWCGNNPKVDVTYSKAGTSGINVASDKTIVGVGNKGIIKGKGLRFVNVKNIIVQNIHITNLNPQYVWGGDAFTFSGTSNIWVDHCTTSLLGRQHYVFGRDKSTAITLSNNHIDGRTQWSAGCDGYHYWTIEMVGQGDQITLQNNLIEHTAGRGPALSATTFLHAVNNVWRDINGHAIEGDTAGKGLFEGNVFQNVKQVVVPDFKGQLNSCPDNAAASATQQYLGRVCQGNIFISSGAFNRKDTGFMSEFKGLPIARSTQATTAQSKVPGNAGFGKI; encoded by the exons ATGAAGTTCACCCTCTACCTCAGCGCTCTCACAGCGCTCTTCTCCTCCGTCACAGCCCAAAAAGTCTCCGGATCCGCCCAGGGCTTTGCGCAAGGCGTCACGGGCGGTGGTTCTGCCGCAGCTGTTACGCCCAAGAACATCCAAGAGCTGGTGACATACCTCACCGACAAATCTCCCCGCGTTATTGTTCTTGACCGTACATACGACTTTATCGGATCGGAGGGTACTGTTACAGAGAAGGGTTGTGCCCCGTGGAAGACTGGTCCGGGATGCCAGACGGCTATCAACGCTGCTGGTAATTGGTGCGGTAATAATCCCAAGGTTGACGTTACCTACAGCAAGGCTGGAACGAGTGGGATCAATGTTGCATCTGATAAGACCATCGTTGGAGTTGGAAATAAGGGTATTATCAAGGGCAAGGGATTGCGATTCGTCAATGTCAAGAACATTATCGTACAAAACATCC ATATCACAAACTTGAACCCTCAATATGTCTGGGGTGGTGATGCTTTCACCTTCTCCGGCACCAGCAACATCTGGGTTGATCACTGCACG ACCTCTCTCCTCGGTCGACAGCACTACGTCTTTGGTCGCGACAAGAGCACCGCCATCACACTGTCCAATAACCATATTGACGGTCGCACGCAGTGGTCCGCTGGCTGCGATGGCTACCACTACTGGACCATTGAGATGGTCGGTCAGGGCGATCAAATTACCCTCCAAA ACAACCTCATCGAGCACACAGCAGGCCGTGGCCCAGCCCTATCCGCAACCACGTTCCTCCACGCCGTCAATAACGTCTGGCGTGACATCAACGGCCACGCCATCGAAGGCGACACCGCCGGTAAGGGTCTTTTCGAAGGAAACGTCTTCCAGAACGTCAAGCAAGTTGTCGTCCCCGACTTCAAGGGTCAACTCAACAGTTGTCCTGATAATGCCGCTGCCAGCGCCACTCAGCAATATCTCGGTCGCGTGTGCCAGGGTAATATCTTCATTTCTTCTGGTGCTTTCAACAGAAAGGATACCGGTTTCATGTCCGAGTTCAAGGGATTGCCTATCGCAAGATCTACGCAGGCTACTACTGCTCAAAGCAAGGTCCCTGGAAATGCTGGCTTTGGGAAGATCTAG
- a CDS encoding hypothetical protein (SECRETED:SignalP(1-18)~MEROPS:MER0015691) — MHFRQLSALAAFIAGASACQRDLILSKRHTHREPLTRRSETAWPPVLTDQETILVNAFDNSSIDEWSDYYGHQNKLAGEGKEAAQWTADQWSENGFESHLAEYHVFLRYPVSSSLHFTSANGTTSEINIKEEVLPEDDVTNRTEISQQTFLAYAPGGNASAEYVYAGRGSIDDFERLVELGVEIEGKIALIKYGGLFRGLKVKNAQDHGAIGAVIFLDPGDDGNMTVAKGVEAYPDGPARNPSAVQKGSTLFLSTRTGDPTTPGYPSKKDSPRADISEVIAKIPAIPISYSAAEPLLKALNGHGVSAKEVNRTSWVGGLDADYSSGPAPNLKLSLSTETRDSIEPVHNVIGVINGTNADETIIIGNHRDTWMVGGNGDPNSGSAILIELARAFKKLTDSGWKPKRNIVLASWDAEEWGIIGSTEWVEEHVNWLTDTAVTYLNIDVAVSGPRPNLGASPELNTFATETMKKIIHPNFGGFNKSLYDAWHDASEGDIEVLGSGSDYTAFFHRGISSLDTGSSGGPTDPIWHYHSNYDSYNWMSTLGDPGFHVHVSQGQYLSLLAYHLATDEILPFDTQNYAKELRAYYEDLEEFIEGKDADLDLEELDEAIETFKEAADEVKALEEKARETDDEDLKKVVNHKYRDFQRGFISQDGLPNRDFYKHVVNAPGLDTGYAAVTFPGITEGVLYADKGNFTLAQEWVGKTARGIVVAANILKT; from the exons ATGCATTTTCGACAGCTTTCTGCCCTTGCGGCTTTTATTGCCGGTGCATCTGCTTGCCAGCGTGATCTAATCCTCAGTAAACGCCATACCCACCGCGAGCCACTTACCAGGCGCAGTGAAACCGCTTGGCCCCCAGTCTTGACAGACCAAGAAACTATCCTGGTCAATGCCTTCGATAACTCCTCCATCGACGAGTGGTCTGACTACTATGGTCACCAGAACAAGCTCGCTGGCGAAGGTAAAGAGGCTGCTCAATGGACTGCGGATCAATGGAGTGAGAATGGCTTCGAGTCGCACCTCGCTGAGTACCATGTCTTCCTCCGATACCCCGTGAGCTCGTCGTTGCACTTCACCAGTGCCAATGGTACCACGAgcgagatcaacatcaagGAAGAGGTCCTCCCCGAAGACGACGTGACCAACCGAACTGAGATATCCCAACAAACCTTTTTGGCGTATGCACCAGGCGGCAATGCTTCTGCAGAATATGTTTATGCTGG ACGAGGTTCGATCGATGACTTTGAGAGACTGGTCGAGCTTGGTGTTGAAATCGAGGGCAAAATCGCATTGATCAAATACGGTGGTCTCTTCCGTggcctcaaggtcaagaacgCACAGGATCATGGTGCTATTGGTGCTGTCATCTTTCTCGACCCCGGTGATGATGGAAATATGACTGTTGCCAAGGGCGTTGAGGCTTACCCAG ATGGCCCTGCCAGAAACCCTAGTGCTGTACAGAAGGGCTCAACACTTTTCCTTTCCACTCGAACTGGTGATCCCACCACGCCAGGGTACCCTTCAAAGAAAGACTCGCCTCGCGCGGATATTTCCGAAGTCATTGCCAAGATCCCAGCCATCCCCATCTCGTACTCGGCCGCCGAGCCTCTGCTGAAGGCTCTCAACGGTCATGGTGTTTCAGCAAAAGAGGTTAACCGTACTTCATGGGTAGGTGGGCTTGACGCTGACTACAGCTCTGGCCCAGCTCCAAATCTCAAACTTTCTCTGAGCACTGAGACTCGTGACTCAATTGAGCCGGTACACAATGTCATTGGTGTAATTAACGGAACTAACGCGGATGAGACAATCATTATTGGTAACCATCGTGATACTTGGATGGTT GGCGGCAACGGAGATCCCAATTCTGGCTCTGCCATCCTAATCGAGCTTGCTCGCGCCTTCAAGAAGCTCACAGACTCTGGCTGGAAGCCCAAGCGCAACATTGTCCTTGCTTCCTGGGATGCTGAAGAATGGGGCATCATCGGATCTACCGAGTGGGTTGAAGAGCACGTCAACTGGCTCACCGACACAGCAGTCACTTATCTCAACATCGATGTGGCTGTTAGCGGTCCCCGACCCAACCTGGGTGCGTCGCCTGAGCTTAACACGTTTGCGACAGAAACCATGAAGAAGATCATCCACCCCAATTTTGGCGGCTTCAACAAGTCCCTCTACGACGCTTGGCACGATGCCAGCGAGGGAGATATTGAAGTCCTCGGCAGTGGTTCCGATTATAC GGCCTTCTTCCATCGCGGTATCAGCTCTCTCGACACTGGAAGTAGCGGAGGTCCTACAGACCCCATCTGGCACTACCACTCCAACTACGACTCGTACAACTGGATGTCAACTCTTGGTGATCCCGGTTTCCATGTTCACGTCTCGCAAGGACAGTACCTGTCTCTTCTTGCATACCACCTGGCCACTGACGAGATCCTGCCCTTTGACACCCAGAACTACGCCAAGGAACTTCGTGCCTATTACGAAGATCTTGAAGAGTTTATCGAAGGCAAGGATGCggatcttgaccttgaggagCTCGACGAGGCCATTGAGACCTTCAAGGAGGCTGCCGACGAAGTCAAAGCTTTAGAAGAGAAGGCCAGGGAGACTGACGACGAGGACCTCAAGAAGGTCGTCAACCACAAGTACCGTGACTTCCAGCGTGGCTTCATCTCACAAGATGGTCTTCCAAACCGTGACTTTTACAAGCACGTCGTCAACGCCCCCGGTCTTGACACTGGTTATGCTGCTGTCACCTTCCCTGGTATCACCGAAGGAGTTCTGTATGCCGACAAAGGCAACTTTACTCTTGCGCAGGAGTGGGTTGGAAAGACTGCTCGCGGTATTGTCGTTGCAGCAAACATTCTTAAGACATAA
- a CDS encoding hypothetical protein (SECRETED:SignalP(1-19)), whose amino-acid sequence MRLSLLPLIAFVGCAFASGDTISTAIDNISNATLALDKSVTNWPQTLVGTLPITTKSTLLLTAIHNGTLAARKSEALSVDETLQVAKATSELSKDVSATIDTIIAAKPKFDKLMVSPVILLNLKLQRALSADFSEAVIAKVPKDLQGNAKALVQGIDESFAKAIKKYSSLRG is encoded by the coding sequence ATGCGTCTCAGCCTTCTCCCCTTGATCGCCTTTGTTGGCTGTGCTTTCGCATCTGGAGATACAATCTCTACAGCCATCGACAACATCTCCAATGCCACTTTGGCTCTGGACAAGTCCGTCACAAACTGGCCGCAGACCCTTGTCGGGACACTCCCCATCACCACAAAGTCAACGTTGCTGCTCACTGCGATCCACAACGGTACTCTTGCCGCTCGCAAGTCCGAGGCTCTATCTGTCGACGAGACTCTTCAAGTTGCCAAGGCCACTTCAGAGTTGTCCAAAGACGTCAGCGCTACAATCGATACTATTATTGCCGCCAAGCCCAAGTTCGACAAACTGATGGTCAGCCCTGTCATtctcctcaacctcaagctACAGCGCGCTCTAAGTGCCGACTTCTCCGAAGCTGTCATAGCAAAGGTTCCCAAGGACCTGCAAGGAAACGCAAAGGCACTAGTGCAAGGGATCGACGAAAGTTTTGCAAAGGCGATCAAAAAGTACAGCTCACTACGAGGATAA
- a CDS encoding hypothetical protein (TransMembrane:4 (i72-90o110-136i148-171o191-214i)), giving the protein MSRLNNAIKAGQTVIELGQTANTFAGHANQFRAADKKEIGRQAGRHAFNEGAETGKTMGKTWLKTFEVMPRLVCRGLQFIFAIIACGFYGHRVDKADDGDYGFSPEWYFALTIAGLSAATSLIFVAVTPLGALPLIGSKLKLLKTYRAFAWDLILFITWLVAFGIFAGIFLGRDSDDKYKGASTGPMKTAVWIDLVNSILWLTSGVYGCIKTFLGDKADEMTDKVGQKLFTKKQKPAKEADYAESV; this is encoded by the coding sequence ATGAGCAGACTCAACAACGCTATCAAGGCGGGTCAAACAGTCATTGAACTGGGCCAAACTGCCAACACATTCGCTGGCCACGCCAACCAATTCCGTGCcgcagacaagaaggaaatcgGCCGACAAGCTGGACGTCATGCCTTCAATGAAGGAGCCGAAACAGGCAAGACAATGGGTAAGACGTGGCTCAAGACTTTTGAGGTCATGCCCCGTCTCGTCTGCCGAGGTCTGCAATTCATCTTTGCCATTATCGCATGTGGCTTCTACGGCCATCGAGTCGACAAAGCTGACGACGGAGACTATGGCTTCTCCCCAGAGTGGTACTTTGCCCTCACCATCGCTGGTCTCTCCGCTGCGACATCCCTAATCTTCGTCGCTGTCACACCCCTCGGTGCTCTGCCCCTCATCGGCAGCAAGCTTAAGCTCCTCAAGACCTACCGTGCGTTCGCATGGGATCTtatcctcttcatcacctGGCTCGTCGCATTCGGCATCTTTGCTGGCATCTTTCTTGGACGAGACAGCGATGACAAGTACAAGGGCGCCAGCACAGGCCCAATGAAGACGGCTGTCTGGATCGATCTCGTCAACTCGATCCTCTGGCTTACCTCTGGTGTCTATGGCTGCATCAAGACATTCTTGGGCGACAAGGCAGATGAGATGACGGACAAGGTTGGACAGAAGCTGTTcaccaagaagcagaagccgGCTAAGGAGGCTGACTATGCTGAGAGTGTTTAA